In Vitis riparia cultivar Riparia Gloire de Montpellier isolate 1030 chromosome 19, EGFV_Vit.rip_1.0, whole genome shotgun sequence, the following proteins share a genomic window:
- the LOC117909662 gene encoding RNA exonuclease 4: MGTQQRNPKPNSHYQLNPNWTQLQQKLKLHGSRPSQKSSNGAEPQTPKTILGKRKERPDAEPDASQRNILIPTNTDSSLTDAVAIDCEMVGVGSEGNKSALGRVTLVNKWGNVIYDEYVRPVEWVVDFRTEISGIRPRDLKKAKDFQTVQRQVAELIKGRLLVGHALRNDLKALLLSHPKVDMRDTSECELFLKEERRRVALRHLAAEFLGVKIQNGEHCPVEDARAAMLLYQRNRKQWEKNIKDQIRMRQKQKKRKQKKKPKRRDASDVNHAATAS; this comes from the exons ATGGGAACTCAACAGAGAAACCCTAAACCTAATAGCCATTATCAGCTTAATCCCAACTGGACTCAGCTCCAACAA AAGCTGAAACTCCATGGCTCAAGGCCTTCACAAAAATCCTCAAACGGTGCAGAGCCCCAAACCCCGAAAACCATTTTAG gtaAGCGCAAAGAGAGACCCGATGCAGAGCCTGATGCTTCTCAGCGCAACATTCTTATTCCAACCAATACTGATTCGAG TCTGACGGATGCAGTAGCTATAGATTGCGAAATGGTTGGTGTTGGTTCTGAAGGAAATAAAAGTGCTCTTGGCCGAGTGACATTG GTTAATAAGTGGGGAAATGTTATATATGATGAGTATGTTCGCCCAGTTGAATGGGTTGTTGATTTCCGTACAGAAATTAGTGGAATCCGACCCCGTGACTTGAAAAAAG CTAAAGATTTCCAGACTGTTCAGAGGCAAGTGGCAGAGTTGATTAAAGGAAGACTTCTTGTTGGTCATGCGTTACGTAATGATCTTAAG GCTCTGCTATTAAGTCATCCAAAGGTGGACATGCGAGATACATCTGAGTGTGAACTCTTTTTAAA GGAAGAACGCAGGAGGGTGGCCCTTCGACATCTTGCAGCTGAGTTTCTTGGCGTTAAGATCCAGAATGGAGAGCACTGCCCT GTAGAAGATGCCCGCGCTGCAATGCTGCTTTATCAGAGAAACAGAAAACAATGGGAGAAGAATATCAAAGATCAGATTAGGATGAGGCAAAAGCAGAAGAAACGGAAGCagaaaaagaaaccaaagaGGAGAGATGCTTCAGATGTTAACCATGCTGCAACAGCTTCTTAA
- the LOC117908395 gene encoding transcription elongation factor 1 homolog yields the protein MGKRKSRAKPPPKKRMDKLDTVFSCPFCNHGTSVECRIDMKNLIGEAMCRICQESFSMTVNALSEPIDVYSEWIDECERVNTLDEDAAKDED from the exons atggggaaaCGGAAGTCTAGGGCTAAGCCCCCTCCTAAGAAGCGTATGGACAAGCTCGACACTGTTTTCAGCTGTCCCTTCTGCAATCATGGAACCAGTGTTGAATGTAGAAT TGACATGAAGAACTTGATTGGTGAGGCTATGTGCAGAATTTGCCAAGAAAGCTTTAGCATGACCGTCAATG CTTTATCTGAACCCATCGACGT ATATTCTGAATGGATAGATGAATGCGAAAGGGTGAACACCCTTGATGAAGATGCTGCTAAAGATGAAGATTAG